A genome region from Coffea arabica cultivar ET-39 chromosome 7e, Coffea Arabica ET-39 HiFi, whole genome shotgun sequence includes the following:
- the LOC140011294 gene encoding putative late blight resistance protein homolog R1B-13 produces the protein MEVFLLPDLRYLALCASEVNFIPAAIANLSRLQTFLLQGGYLTELLLPKTIWNIKTLRHLWTTAGFVFPDENLEVSPGLIHLDTLSLAIDPSSQNLEKILTKLPNIRRLRCKMTASRKKPTRIGDGILVFDCLSQLESLALRYFDGYGFKFPLDLKKLSLSYNEQSWSEISTIGKLPKLEVLKLLDDSFSGEEWEVKEGEFPSLRALKLRGLWNFRSWTASFDNFPRLEKLVLHDCENLEELPSCLGECPTLEIIEVKWCRESVASSVKQIQQEQIDTGNETLKILIEDCVDLWSPSEEEEEEEEESSPSETESISSQ, from the coding sequence ATGGAAGTATTTTTACTTCCTGACTTGAGATACTTGGCTCTTTGTGCTAGTGAAGTAAATTTCATCCCAGCTGCAATAGCAAACCTCTCAAGGTTACAAACTTTTCTGCTACAAGGAGGATACCTCACTGAGTTGTTGTTACCCAAGACTATCTGGAACATTAAGACATTGAGGCATCTATGGACTACAGCTGGTTTTGTTTTTCCTGATGAAAATCTTGAAGTATCCCCAGGCTTAATTCATTTAGACACTTTAAGCCTTGCCATTGATCCCTCCTCTCAAAACTTGGAAAAGATACTGACAAAGTTACCAAACATCCGCAGGCTAAGATGTAAGATGACGGCATCAAGAAAAAAACCTACCAGAATTGGAGACGGGATTCTCGTGTTTGATTGCTTGAGTCAACTAGAATCACTTGCTCTGCGTTACTTTGACGGATACGGATTTAAATTCCCATTGGATTTGAAGAAGTTGAGTCTCTCATACAATGAGCAGTCATGGAGTGAAATCTCAACAATTGGAAAGTTGCCCAAACTTGAAGTGCTTAAATTACTCGATGACTCCTTCTCTGGGGAAGAATGGGAAGTGAAAGAAGGGGAGTTCCCTAGCCTCCGAGCCTTGAAATTGAGGGGCTTGTGGAACTTTCGCAGCTGGACTGCATCTTTTGATAATTTTCCCCGTCTTGAGAAGTTGGTTTTGCACGATTGTGAGAATTTGGAAGAGTTGCCTTCTTGTTTAGGGGAATGTCCGACTCTCGAAATTATTGAGGTGAAATGGTGTCGTGAGTCTGTTGCAAGTTCCGTGAAGCAAATTCAACAAGAACAGATAGATACGGGAAATGAGACTCTAAAGATCTTAATTGAAGATTGTGTTGATCTATGGAGTCCCagcgaagaagaagaagaagaagaagaagagtcaAGTCCCTCAGAAACAGAGTCAATCTCATCACAATGA
- the LOC113702499 gene encoding putative late blight resistance protein homolog R1B-17, whose translation MEICCSSSPSCFELALDFLGWINKTFRYFGDDIYGLKTRVRLLQSFDLYLTKCRRRRRNHETCLEQDEEEKDVTSFIIQNLIIRGMQDLEIACNECLIHSRSTYATQVQSELTRFRKAIKLFFGTHIKESWINFLLEYYWLRDPELVIDFIDLVSKALAKMKSFYFGRLGKKLMFLKSFILFAMLRGVKGQQLIDLLIHAEVMAINASHLASIWYFHTDNEVLNETGLQIPRLIDEKINPGDPQVRETYIHVLTAAKFARSSDISDLEKNKHLVADFMDHLVQNTAELLQPCTNTPVPIMNQMLKFVDGLRFLTILLRHQEKFKDLCHEMKNLIGVLACDAAVVIFSLSVNQIKEGLAKETNLALCHLFKVLKFIRAEVTDPVTSFSSFGFPRTNELGSMDFLLENLKELESCNEADDSIAFPKDQIHRVLEDLVFLRSFLVKVVDQRNRNGKLQALWSRAMEVAHRAEFVIDSIVVGDKHEYLERVARDIQLLRTEALETYDSTRHDCGAQRTNRKSFRIESKCSTPVLNEVLVGLDDEVKTIIQCLTRGSKRLDFVSIVGMAGLGKTTLANRVYNDPLILSHFHMLARCTVSQVYSMHSLLVQLLCSISSRSPGEYLEMDENDLALKLYKLLKKNRYLIFLDDVWEIKAWNLLERSLPDDANGSRILFTSRIQLQFKPDSKAHHLRHLTDEESRELLQKKLFGKEGFPPTLDCWKEVAKSLTSSTVLDDEYCMKTLELSYSHLSDDLKPCLLYFGAYKEDENVPVRRLFWLWIAEGFVRKTEEKSLKDVADDYLKDLVDRSLVMVSKQRTMVVPKPVDFMI comes from the exons ATGGAGATCTGCTGCAGCAGTAGCCCTAGTTGCTTTGAACTCGCTCTCGATTTTCTGGGCTGGATCAATAAGACATTCCGTTATTTCGGTGATGATATCTATGGGCTGAAGACCCGGGTGAGACTATTACAAAGCTTTGATCTGTATCTGACAAAGtgtaggaggaggaggaggaaccaTGAAACCTGTTTGGAACAAGATGAGGAGGAGAAGGATGTTACTTCTttcataattcaaaatttgattatCAGGGGAATGCAAGATCTTGAAATTGCTTGCAACGAATGCTTGATTCATTCTCGTTCAACTTATGCGACTCAGGTCCAAAGTGAGCTCACCAGATTCCGGAAAGCAATCAAGTTGTTTTTCGGGACACATATCAAGGAATCGTGGATTAACTTTCTGTTGGAGTATTACTGGCTGAGAGATCCAGAACTAGTGATTGATTTCATTGATTTGGTTTCAAAGGCTCTGGCGAAAATGAAGAGTTTCTATTTCGGACGCCTCGGAAAGAAGCTAATGTTCTTGAAGAGTTTCATTCTTTTTGCCATGCTTCGCGGTGTCAAGGGTCAGCAACTGATAGATCTCTTGATTCACGCTGAAGTGATGGCTATCAATGCATCACACTTGGCTTCTATATGGTACTTTCACACAGATAATGAAGTACTGAATGAAACAGGACTTCAAATTCCTCGACTAATAGATGAGAAGATTAATCCCGGTGATCCCCAGGTCCGAGAAACTTACATCCATGTCTTGACTGCTGCAAAGTTCGCAAGATCATCAGACATTTCAGATCTGGAGAAGAATAAGCATCTAGTAGCTGACTTTATGGATCATCTCGTTCAGAATACTGCGGAGCTACTACAACCTTGTACCAATACTCCAGTCCCGATCATGAATCAAATGCTCAAATTTGTTGACGGGCTAAGATTCCTGACAATCCTCCTCAGGCATCAGGAGAAGTTCAAAGATCTGTGCCATGAAATGAAGAATCTTATTGGAGTTTTGGCCTGTGATGCAGCGGTTgtaattttctctctttctgtGAATCAAATCAAAGAAGGCTTGGCCAAGGAAACCAATCTTGCTCTTTGTCATTTGTTTAAAGTGCTCAAGTTTATTAGGGCAGAAGTTACCGATCCAGTAACATCATTCTCGTCATTTGGTTTTCCTAGGACCAATGAGTTGGGGTCTATGGATTTTCTCCTTGAAAATCTGAAGGAACTAGAAAGTTGTAATGAGGCTGATGATTCAATTGCATTCCCAAAAGATCAAATCCACAGAGTCCTAGAAGATCTCGTATTCTTAAGATCTTTCCTTGTCAAGGTAGTAGACCAGCGTAACCGGAATGGAAAACTCCAAGCTCTTTGGAGTCGTGCTATGGAGGTTGCACACAGGGCAGAGTTTGTCATTGACTCTATTGTGGTTGGTGATAAACATGAATATTTGGAAAGAGTTGCCAGAGATATCCAGCTTTTGAGGACTGAGGCCCTGGAAACCTATGATAGCACGAGGCATGACTGTGGAGCTCAGAGAACAAACCGGAAATCTTTCCGCATTGAGTCAAAATGTAGCACCCCAGTGTTGAATGAAGTTCTAGTGGGTCTTGATGATGAGGTAAAGACGATTATTCAGTGTCTTACCAGGGGTTCAAAGCGGTTGGACTTTGTTTCAATTGTGGGTATGGCTGGACTTGGTAAGACAACATTGGCCAATAGAGTTTACAATGATCCattaattttgagccactttCATATGCTTGCTCGGTGTACTGTTTCTCAAGTGTATAGCATGCACAGTTTGTTAGTTCAGCTTTTATGTAGTATTTCTTCTAGAAGTCCTGGTGAATATCTTGAGATGGATGAAAATGATTTGGCTCTCAAACTGTAcaaacttttaaagaaaaataggtatCTCATTTTTTTGGATGATGTGTGGGAGATTAAGGCATGGAATTTGCTGGAGAGATCATTGCCCGATGATGCTAACGGAAGTAGGATCCTCTTCACCAGCAGAATTCAATTGCAATTCAAACCTGATAGCAAGGCTCACCATCTCCGCCACCTTACTGACGAAGAGAGTCGGGAATTGCTGCAGAAAAAGCTATTTGGTAAAGAAGGTTTTCCTCCGACACTAG ACTGCTGGAAAGAAGTTGCAAAGAGTCTAACTTCCAGTACTGTCCTTGATGATGAATACTGCATGAAGACGCTTGAGTTGAGTTACAGTCATTTATCGGATGATTTGAAACCATGCCTTCTTTACTTTGGTGCATATAAAGAAGATGAAAATGTTCCTGTCCGAAGGTTGTTCTGGCTCTGGATCGCTGAAGGCTTTGTGCGAAAGACTGAAGAAAAGAGCTTAAAGGATGTGGCAGATGACTATTTGAAGGATCTAGTTGATAGAAGTTTAGTTATGGTTTCCAAACAAAGAACTATGGTGGTGCCAAAACCTGTCGACTTCATGATTTGA
- the LOC113700716 gene encoding putative late blight resistance protein homolog R1A-3, with the protein MEICWSGSPSCFEFALDYLGWINEAFPSEFSVAISELEREVRLLQSFNLYLTKCRRRRNHETCLEQDEKEVTSFRIQNLIIRRMQDLEFACSERLIHSCSADLSRLGSELTRVREAIKLFFETHIKEPCINFLLEYYWLRDPELVIDFIDSVSKALAKMNGFHFHFGKKLMLLKSFILFAMLRGVKGQQLIDLLIHAEVMAINALHLASLWYFHTDNEVRNQTKLQMSRLIDEKINPGDPQVRETYIHVLTAAKLSRSSDISALEKNKHLVADFMDHLVQNTAELLQPCTNAPVLIMNQMLKLVDGLRFLTILLRHQEKFKDLCHELKNLIGVVACDAAVVIFSLSVNQIEKGLAKETDLALFHLLKVLKFIRAEVTDPVTSVSGFGFPRTNELGSMDFFLENLKELEICNEADDSIAFPKDQIHTVLEDLVFLRSFLVKIADQRNWNGKLQALWSRIMEVVHGAEFVIDSIVAGDKHEYLERVARDIQLLRTEARETYDSTRHDCGAQRTNQKSFRIESKRSIPVLNEVLVGFDDEVKTIIHSLTRGSKLLDFVSIVGMAGLGKTTLANRVYNDPLILSHFHSLARCTVSQVYSMHNLLVQLLCCISSRSLDEYLEMDENDLAHELYKLLKRNRYLIFLDDVWEIKAWNLVKSSLPDDANGSRILFTSRIQLQFNPDSRAHNLRQLTEEESWKLLQKKVFGKESFPPTLGKVGSQIAKLCRGLPLTVVLVAGILANTAEDCWKEVAKSLTSSIVLDDEYGMTTLELSYSHLSDDLKPCLLYFGAFQEDENVPVQRLLWLWISEGFVRKTEEKSLEDVAYDYLKDLVDRSLVTVSEQRTMGGAKACRVHDLVHEFCVKKAKEENFLHILHSRNDCCILTGPSNPLRVCNRRARNLMIRESMPEFPSARSLLSFKEDGLGFWLPKLLRVLDFGELEFVAYFPMEVFLLAHLRYLALRIRGVNFIPAAIANLSRLQTFLLRGNNYDCLLPKTIWNIKTLRHLWTTDPDIGFMFPVENLEVSPGLDHLDTLSLAVDPSSQSLQKTLAKLPSIRRLRCNMKKSSEETTRIGNGILGFDCLSQLESLTLRHFGGFGFKFPLNLKKLTLRKTDQPWSEISTIGKLPNLEVLKLLFYSFGEEWEMKEEEFPKLRVLKLINLPSFRSWTASSDNFPRLEKLVVDWCPNLEEVPSCLGECPTLEMIEVRGCRESVANSVKQIQQEQIDMGNEALKISIEYCVHARSSSKEEKKSQVPQKQSQIPSQRV; encoded by the coding sequence ATGGAGATATGCTGGAGCGGTAGCCCCAGTTGCTTTGAGTTCGCTCTCGATTATCTGGGCTGGATCAATGAGGCATTCCCTTCTGAGTTTAGTGTTGCTATCAGCGAGCTGGAGAGGGAGGTGAGACTATTACAAAGCTTTAATCTGTATCTGACAAAGTGTAGGAGGAGGAGGAACCATGAAACCTGTTTGGAACAAGATGAGAAGGAGGTTACTTCTTTCAGAATTCAAAATCTGATTATCAGGAGAATGCAAGATCTTGAATTTGCTTGCAGCGAACGCTTGATTCATTCTTGTTCAGCTGATTTGTCTCGGCTCGGAAGTGAGCTCACCAGAGTCCGGGAAGCAATCAAGTTGTTTTTCGAGACACATATCAAGGAACCGTGCATCAACTTTTTGTTGGAGTATTACTGGCTGAGAGATCCAGAACTAGTTATTGATTTCATTGATTCGGTTTCAAAGGCTCTGGCTAAAATGAATGGATTCCATTTCCATTTCGGAAAGAAGCTAATGTTGTTGAAAAGCTTCATTCTCTTTGCCATGCTTCGCGGTGTCAAGGGTCAGCAACTGATAGATCTCTTGATTCACGCTGAAGTGATGGCTATCAATGCATTACACCTGGCTTCTCTATGGTACTTTCACACAGATAATGAAGTACGGAATCAAACAAAACTTCAAATGTCTCGACTAATAGATGAGAAGATTAATCCTGGTGATCCCCAGGTCCGAGAAACTTACATCCATGTCTTGACTGCTGCAAAGTTATCGAGATCATCAGACATTTCAGCTCTGGAGAAGAATAAGCATCTAGTAGCTGACTTTATGGATCATCTCGTTCAGAATACTGCAGAGCTACTACAACCTTGTACCAATGCTCCAGTCCTGATCATGAATCAAATGCTCAAACTTGTTGACGGGCTAAGATTCCTGACAATCCTCCTCAGGCATCAGGAGAAGTTCAAGGATCTATGCCATGAATTGAAGAATCTTATTGGAGTTGTGGCCTGTGATGCAGCGGTTgtaattttttctctttctgtGAATCAAATCGAAAAAGGCTTGGCCAAGGAAACTGATCTTGCTCTTTTTCATTTGCTTAAAGTGCTCAAGTTTATTAGGGCAGAAGTTACCGATCCAGTAACATCAGTATCAGGATTTGGTTTTCCTAGGACTAATGAGTTGGGCTCTATGGATTTTTTCCTTGAAAATCTGAAGGAACTAGAAATTTGTAACGAGGCTGATGATTCAATTGCATTCCCGAAAGATCAAATCCACACAGTCCTGGAAGATCTCGTATTCTTAAGATCTTTCCTTGTCAAGATAGCAGACCAGCGCAACTGGAATGGAAAACTCCAAGCTCTTTGGAGTCGGATTATGGAGGTCGTACACGGGGCAGAGTTTGTCATTGACTCTATCGTGGCTGGTGATAAACATGAATATTTGGAAAGAGTTGCCAGAGATATCCAGCTTTTGAGGACTGAGGCCCGTGAAACCTATGATAGCACGAGGCATGACTGTGGAGCTCAGAGAACTAACCAGAAATCTTTCCGCATTGAGTCAAAACGTAGCATCCCAGTGTTGAATGAAGTTCTGGTGGGTTTTGATGATGAGGTAAAGACAATTATTCATAGTCTTACCAGGGGTTCAAAGCTGTTGGATTTTGTTTCAATTGTGGGTATGGCTGGACTTGGTAAGACAACATTGGCCAATAGAGTTTACAATGATCCattaattttgagccactttCATAGCCTTGCTCGGTGTACTGTTTCTCAAGTGTATAGCATGCACAATTTGTTAGTTCAGCTTTTATGTTGTATTTCTTCTAGAAGTCTTGATGAATATCTTGAGATGGATGAAAATGATTTGGCTCACGAGCTGTACAAACTTTTAAAGAGAAATAGGTATCTCATTTTTTTGGATGATGTGTGGGAGATTAAGGCATGGAATTTGGTGAAAAGTTCACTGCCCGATGATGCTAATGGAAGTAGGATTCTCTTCACCAGTAGAATTCAATTGCAATTCAATCCTGATAGCAGGGCTCACAATCTCCGTCAGCTTACCGAAGAAGAGAGTTGGAAATTGCTGCAGAAAAAGGTATTTGGCAAAGAAAGTTTTCCGCCGACACTAGGTAAAGTTGGATCTCAAATAGCAAAATTATGTAGGGGCTTACCTCTCACAGTTGTCCTCGTTGCTGGAATTCTTGCTAATACTGCAGAAGACTGCTGGAAAGAAGTTGCAAAGAGTCTAACTTCCAGTATTGTTCTTGATGATGAATACGGCATGACGACACTAGAGCTGAGTTACAGTCATTTATCGGATGATTTGAAGCCATGCCTCCTTTACTTTGGTGCATTTCAAGAAGACGAAAATGTTCCTGTCCAAAGGTTGTTATGGCTTTGGATCTCTGAAGGCTTCGTGCGGAAGACTGAAGAAAAGAGCTTAGAAGATGTGGCATATGACTATTTGAAGGATCTGGTTGATAGAAGTTTAGTCACGGTTTCCGAACAAAGAACTATGGGTGGTGCCAAAGCCTGCCGGGTTCACGATTTGGTACATGAGTTTTGTGTGAAAAAAGCCAAAGAAGAAAACTTTCTACATATTTTGCATAGTCGGAATGATTGTTGTATTCTTACTGGCCCAAGCAACCCCCTTCGAGTTTGCAATCGACGTGCCAGGAATTTGATGATTCGGGAGTCAATGCCAGAATTTCCCAGTGCACGCAGTTTGTTATCGTTTAAGGAGGATGGTTTGGGGTTTTGGTTACCTAAACTTCTAAGAGTGTTGGATTTCGGGGAATTGGAGTTTGTTGCATATTTTCCGATGGAAGTATTTTTGCTTGCTCACTTGAGATACTTGGCTCTTCGTATTAGAGGAGTAAATTTCATCCCAGCTGCAATTGCTAACCTCTCGAGGTTACAAACTTTTCTGCTACGGGGAAACAACTATGATTGTTTGTTACCCAAGACTATCTGGAACATCAAGACATTGAGGCATCTATGGACTACAGATCCTGATATTGGTTTTATGTTTCCTGTTGAAAATCTTGAAGTATCCCCAGGTTTAGATCATTTAGACACTTTAAGCCTTGCCGTTGATCCCTCCTCTCAAAGCTTGCAAAAGACACTGGCAAAGTTACCAAGCATCCGCAGGCTAAGATGTAACATGAAGAAATCAAGCGAGGAAACTACAAGAATTGGCAACGGGATTCTTGGGTTTGACTGTTTGAGTCAACTAGAATCACTTACTCTGCGTCATTTTGGCGGATTTGGATTTAAATTCCCattgaatttgaagaagttgacaCTCCGAAAGACTGATCAGCCATGGAGTGAAATCTCAACAATTGGAAAGTTGCCCAATCTTGAAGTGCTTAAATTACTCTTTTACTCGTTTGGGGAAGAATGGGAAATGAAAGAAGAGGAGTTCCCTAAGCTCCGAGTCTTAAAATTGATAAACTTGCCGAGCTTTCGCAGCTGGACTGCATCTTCTGATAATTTTCCCCGTCTTGAGAAACTGGTTGTCGACTGGTGTCCGAACTTGGAAGAGGTGCCTTCTTGTTTAGGGGAATGTCCGACTCtcgaaatgattgaggtgagagGGTGTCGTGAGTCTGTTGCAAATTCAGTGAAGCAAATTCAACAAGAACAAATAGATATGGGAAATGAGGCTCTAAAGATCTCAATTGAATATTGTGTTCATGCGCGGAGTTCcagcaaagaagaaaagaagagtcAAGTCCCTCAGAAACAGAGTCAAATCCCCTCACAACGTGTCTAA